One genomic region from Arthrobacter sp. YN encodes:
- a CDS encoding DUF4082 domain-containing protein has product MPGTSANRPQRVLRGFLVPLVIATVAALLPLTAPAAVAAGPCDPVVNLVACENSKTGSPPSEWDINGAGDDSIQGFSTEISVNAGQPIRFKVDTNAPSYTIGIYRTGWYAGNGARKIADVTPSVLRQTQPACRSDVTTELYDCGTWAVSATWQVPATAVSGVYVALLRRPDTGAKSHITFIVRNDGNRSAVVFQTADQTWQAYNTYGGSDFYQGAANGRSYKVSYNRPMATRDGPGGRDFYFSNEYPMVRFLEQNGYDVSYISGLDTHRNGAELLNHKVFLSVGHDEYWSGPQRANVTAARDAGVNLQFLSGNEMYWRTRFEPSTVDSAANRTLTCYKETWGNAKIDPSTEWTGTWRDPRFASQANGGGLPENAVTGTIYMSNHSDLPVTVKADEGKTRLWRNTTLASMPAGSSTALAPHTVGYESNEDLDNGFRPAGLIRLSTTVGNVPEYLQDFGNTVAPGSTTHNVTLYRAASGALVFSAGSVQWTWGLDQEHDGDGAPADARMRQAQVNILADMGAQPATRAAGLVAAVASTDTTKPTAAISAPANGATLAHGSSVTVTGTATDVGGVVAGVEVSTDGGATWHPATGKQNWTYTYIQKGLATATIQARAIDDSANIGAAVTRNLSLSGPYSVFGQTVPAVKDSGDGGAYEMGLRFTPSVDGFITGVRFYKSTANTGTHTGSLWSATGERLATATFTNETASGWQTALFTQAVPVAAGQKYTVSYWAPNGHYATKDHQWASFGSTDAPLKVAGGFGAEPAGVYSTSPGFPTTSFNGGNYFADALFSTVDSSPMTVSGHTPIPSSSSVSVNTKVSAVFSKPVTAASVQLTLQSPSGPVAGTTAYDAATRRATFTPSSALAFSTQFTATLSGTDSIGGPVTAGGTWSFTTAATLPVPGACPCSLFDDSVTPGIAELREGVPVTLGVRFSSVSAGEVLGIRFYKSAGNTGAHNGALYTAAGQQLATVAFTNESASGWQTAMFSQPVQMAANTEYIVSYKSLTGTYSATTNGFGSGLSVGPLRAASDAGAYTYSGDFAASRSTTSYLVDVVVTVPNPPFTVGSHSPLPNASSVPLNTAVSAVLSEAAVASSVSMAVKVTGGAAVAGASAYDSATRKVTFTPTAALTAGTSYTATVTATSVSGQPMSAGGTWTFTTVPAPRTPGVCPCTLYQDTVTPATPNADDGVSLSLGVRFASDTAGQITGVRFYKAAGNTGTHTGSLYTATGQLLATVTFTNESSTGWQTATFSQPVTITADTEYVAAYKAPTGKYSYTAGGFGEGFTSGPLRTAADSGAFGYNSDFPGSSSTASYLVDVVFATASQPLTISEQVPAPGATGIPTDVKPSITFSSAIRPGASFTLTANGNPVAGTAALSADSRTVTFTPTAALPNSTVISAGVSNVVSQQGQSFPTTNWQFTTAAPTVQVSTIFGSLTPQVVSASDFIPVELGTAFSVSQAGNVTGIRFYKGAGNTGTHVGSLWNSAGTRLAQVTFTNETATGWQTATLSAPVALVTGQTYVVSYRAPNGRYSYTSAFFNQTYTSGVFTASGPNNGRYRYGSGGVMPTTSWNATNYFVDVVYSTTAPAQQTAAPSPSPSPTATPTATPTPSPTATATATASPSPSPSPTPSPTQSGGLLCGLLRVC; this is encoded by the coding sequence ATGCCCGGTACTTCAGCCAACCGACCCCAGCGAGTCCTCAGGGGTTTCCTCGTGCCCCTGGTGATTGCCACGGTGGCGGCCCTCTTGCCTCTCACTGCGCCAGCGGCGGTGGCTGCGGGTCCCTGCGACCCCGTAGTGAACCTCGTTGCCTGTGAGAATTCCAAGACCGGCAGTCCGCCGTCGGAGTGGGACATAAATGGTGCCGGCGACGACAGCATCCAGGGCTTCTCCACCGAGATCAGTGTCAATGCCGGCCAACCCATCCGTTTCAAGGTGGATACGAACGCACCGAGCTACACCATCGGGATCTACCGGACGGGCTGGTATGCGGGCAACGGCGCCCGCAAGATCGCCGATGTGACGCCATCAGTGTTGCGCCAGACACAACCCGCTTGCCGCAGCGACGTCACCACGGAGCTGTACGACTGCGGCACGTGGGCAGTATCAGCAACGTGGCAGGTACCGGCCACCGCTGTCTCAGGGGTCTACGTCGCGCTCCTCCGGCGTCCGGATACGGGGGCGAAGAGCCACATCACGTTCATCGTCCGCAATGACGGCAACCGTTCCGCCGTCGTGTTCCAAACCGCTGATCAGACATGGCAGGCCTACAACACCTACGGCGGCTCTGACTTCTACCAGGGTGCCGCGAACGGCAGGTCCTACAAAGTCAGCTACAACCGGCCCATGGCAACCAGGGATGGCCCTGGCGGCAGGGACTTCTACTTTTCCAACGAATACCCCATGGTGCGTTTCCTGGAACAGAACGGTTACGACGTCAGCTACATCAGCGGCCTGGATACGCACCGCAACGGCGCCGAGTTGTTGAACCACAAGGTGTTCCTCTCGGTCGGCCACGACGAATATTGGTCGGGGCCCCAACGGGCGAACGTCACTGCCGCGAGGGACGCCGGCGTCAATCTCCAGTTCCTGTCGGGCAACGAAATGTACTGGCGCACCAGGTTTGAGCCCTCAACCGTTGATAGTGCCGCCAACCGCACCCTGACCTGCTACAAGGAAACCTGGGGAAACGCCAAGATCGATCCCAGCACGGAGTGGACCGGCACATGGCGGGACCCGCGCTTCGCTTCCCAAGCCAACGGCGGAGGACTGCCCGAGAATGCCGTAACCGGGACAATCTATATGTCCAATCACTCGGACCTCCCCGTGACTGTCAAAGCGGACGAGGGCAAGACCAGGCTATGGCGGAACACCACCTTGGCTTCGATGCCGGCAGGTTCCTCTACAGCGCTTGCACCCCACACCGTCGGCTACGAATCCAATGAGGACCTGGACAACGGCTTCCGGCCTGCGGGACTCATCAGGCTGTCCACCACCGTGGGAAACGTGCCGGAATATCTGCAGGACTTCGGCAATACCGTAGCTCCCGGCAGCACCACCCACAACGTGACCCTTTACCGTGCAGCCAGTGGCGCGTTGGTCTTTTCAGCAGGCAGCGTCCAATGGACCTGGGGCCTGGACCAGGAGCACGACGGCGACGGCGCACCCGCCGATGCCCGCATGCGGCAAGCGCAGGTCAACATCCTCGCCGACATGGGTGCGCAACCCGCCACTCGCGCGGCAGGACTGGTTGCCGCAGTCGCCAGCACCGATACCACCAAGCCCACCGCTGCCATTTCCGCACCTGCCAACGGAGCTACCCTGGCGCACGGCAGCTCCGTCACCGTGACCGGCACGGCCACGGACGTGGGTGGCGTTGTGGCCGGCGTCGAAGTTTCCACTGACGGTGGAGCCACGTGGCACCCCGCCACGGGAAAGCAGAACTGGACCTACACGTACATCCAGAAGGGCCTCGCCACGGCCACCATCCAGGCGCGGGCCATCGACGACAGCGCAAACATCGGTGCCGCCGTCACCAGGAACCTGTCCCTGAGCGGACCGTACAGCGTTTTCGGCCAAACAGTACCTGCCGTCAAAGACTCAGGAGACGGTGGAGCTTACGAAATGGGTCTGCGGTTCACCCCGTCTGTAGACGGCTTCATCACCGGCGTCCGCTTCTACAAGAGCACCGCCAACACCGGCACGCACACCGGCTCATTGTGGAGCGCGACCGGCGAGCGCCTGGCGACGGCCACCTTCACCAATGAAACGGCCTCAGGCTGGCAAACTGCCCTGTTCACCCAAGCCGTGCCTGTTGCGGCCGGCCAGAAATATACGGTGTCCTATTGGGCACCCAATGGCCACTACGCCACCAAGGACCATCAATGGGCGAGCTTCGGTTCCACCGACGCGCCTTTGAAGGTTGCTGGTGGTTTCGGGGCTGAACCGGCGGGTGTCTACAGCACCTCGCCAGGATTCCCCACCACCAGCTTCAACGGTGGCAACTACTTCGCGGACGCGCTCTTCAGCACGGTAGACAGCTCCCCCATGACCGTCTCGGGCCACACGCCCATTCCGTCGTCGTCGAGCGTGTCCGTGAATACCAAAGTAAGTGCTGTCTTCTCCAAGCCGGTCACTGCGGCAAGCGTCCAGCTGACGTTGCAGTCGCCGTCGGGACCTGTGGCAGGCACTACGGCGTACGACGCCGCAACGCGGCGGGCCACTTTCACGCCGTCGAGCGCTCTGGCCTTCAGCACCCAATTCACCGCGACGTTGTCCGGCACCGATTCGATCGGCGGTCCGGTCACTGCCGGTGGCACCTGGTCCTTCACTACGGCAGCGACGTTGCCTGTTCCGGGCGCCTGCCCCTGCAGCCTCTTCGATGACTCCGTCACACCCGGGATCGCCGAGCTGCGTGAAGGCGTGCCGGTGACCCTCGGAGTGAGGTTCTCCAGTGTTTCCGCGGGTGAGGTATTGGGTATCCGCTTCTACAAGTCCGCTGGTAACACAGGTGCCCACAATGGAGCCTTGTACACAGCCGCCGGACAGCAGTTGGCCACGGTGGCATTCACCAACGAAAGTGCCTCAGGTTGGCAGACCGCCATGTTCAGCCAGCCTGTGCAGATGGCCGCGAACACAGAGTACATCGTGTCCTACAAGTCGCTGACCGGTACCTACTCGGCCACCACCAACGGCTTCGGGTCAGGACTCAGTGTTGGTCCGCTGCGGGCGGCATCGGATGCCGGCGCGTACACCTACAGCGGCGACTTTGCCGCTTCACGATCGACCACCAGCTACCTGGTGGACGTCGTGGTGACGGTTCCGAATCCGCCATTCACGGTCGGCTCACACTCGCCGCTGCCAAACGCTTCGAGTGTTCCACTGAACACCGCAGTCAGCGCCGTGCTGTCCGAGGCCGCGGTGGCGTCCAGCGTCAGCATGGCAGTAAAGGTGACGGGCGGCGCCGCAGTTGCCGGCGCGTCGGCCTACGACTCAGCTACCCGAAAAGTCACGTTCACCCCCACAGCTGCCTTGACCGCAGGGACCTCCTACACGGCCACCGTGACGGCAACGTCTGTCTCCGGACAACCGATGTCTGCTGGTGGAACGTGGACCTTCACCACAGTTCCAGCACCGCGTACTCCCGGCGTCTGCCCGTGCACGCTGTACCAGGACACAGTGACACCTGCAACACCCAACGCCGATGACGGAGTTTCGTTGTCCCTCGGCGTCAGGTTCGCCAGCGACACTGCGGGCCAGATCACCGGAGTGCGCTTCTACAAGGCGGCCGGCAACACGGGAACCCACACTGGTTCGCTCTACACGGCCACGGGACAACTCCTGGCCACGGTCACCTTCACCAATGAGTCGAGTACCGGCTGGCAGACGGCAACATTCAGCCAACCGGTGACCATTACGGCCGATACTGAGTACGTGGCGGCGTACAAGGCCCCCACAGGCAAGTACTCCTATACCGCCGGCGGATTCGGTGAAGGGTTCACCAGCGGGCCACTGCGTACGGCGGCTGACTCGGGAGCTTTCGGTTACAACAGCGACTTCCCGGGTTCCTCCTCTACCGCCAGTTACCTGGTGGATGTGGTGTTCGCCACCGCCTCGCAGCCCCTGACGATCTCCGAACAGGTACCGGCTCCCGGGGCCACGGGCATTCCAACGGATGTGAAGCCTTCCATCACCTTCTCCTCCGCCATCCGTCCGGGGGCGTCGTTCACGTTGACAGCGAACGGCAACCCGGTGGCCGGTACAGCTGCCCTCTCTGCGGACAGCCGGACCGTCACGTTCACCCCCACCGCGGCGCTGCCCAACAGCACCGTGATCTCGGCCGGCGTCAGTAATGTCGTCTCCCAACAGGGGCAGTCGTTCCCGACTACCAACTGGCAATTCACCACTGCGGCGCCCACCGTCCAGGTGTCCACGATCTTTGGATCGCTGACGCCCCAGGTAGTTTCCGCGTCCGACTTCATCCCTGTTGAACTTGGTACTGCTTTCAGTGTTTCGCAGGCAGGGAACGTGACGGGCATACGTTTCTACAAGGGGGCCGGCAACACCGGAACCCACGTGGGTTCGCTGTGGAACTCGGCAGGTACGCGCCTGGCGCAGGTGACCTTCACCAACGAAACGGCCACGGGCTGGCAAACTGCCACCCTCTCCGCGCCAGTGGCGTTGGTGACAGGCCAAACCTACGTGGTGTCCTACAGGGCACCCAATGGCCGCTACTCCTACACCTCTGCGTTCTTCAACCAGACCTACACAAGCGGGGTGTTCACCGCCAGTGGCCCGAACAACGGCCGCTACCGGTATGGATCCGGGGGCGTCATGCCAACCACCTCCTGGAATGCCACGAACTACTTTGTGGATGTGGTGTATTCCACCACTGCACCGGCACAGCAGACCGCGGCCCCGTCCCCGTCCCCGTCGCCCACAGCTACTCCGACGGCCACGCCCACACCGTCGCCCACGGCAACGGCGACGGCTACCGCTTCCCCGAGCCCCTCGCCCAGTCCGACTCCCAGTCCGACCCAGTCAGGTGGGTTGCTCTGCGGGCTGCTGAGGGTCTGCTGA